GTTCCATTTTTTGGCCGTATTTGGCGAATAACTTTAACTCAAAGTCTAAACCAATAAGCAGAATCTGCAATCTTTCGTTGCCAAGAGCCTCGGTGACCGCGTTCACCCATTGCGACTCAGTTATTTTATTATCAAGGATATCAGGCAGCAAGTGGTTTTTATTCACCCAGTAACTGCCCACTGTGTTTTTAAAATAGTCAAAACCTACGACGTAGCAATCTCTACAGAAGGAGGACTCCTTTATCGATTTAATTATCGCTTGACCGATTAAGGAACCGGTACCCGTGATGCCAATCCTTAGCATGCGCCAGATCCTTGCCTTAGAATGGTCGACCACTTCCCTATTTCCTCAAGGGTGTGAGCGTCAGACCCGAAGGAAACATACGGGTTGTGCTCCTGAAGCATAGGTTGTAAATCCCAATAGATGGCTGCATGGTAGGCGCTATTCAGTTCAAAGATGATGTCGTTGCGAGAACATTCAACAATTATTTCGCGGAAGAATTCCATGGGGAACTCCCCAAACTCTTTTAGCGACATTCCCCCCGGATGCCCGAGGATGTCCATCTGTTGCTTCTTGATCGCCGCAACAGAGAGTTCAAGCTCGACCTCCTGGCAAATGCGCTTGCTAAGATCCTTCGGAGAAATCAGCTTCCTGCCCAACGGAAACCGATGAACACTGCCTATTTGAAGGTCAGACATCTTACGTACCTTGCTGGAAACATCCAGGTTGCCCTGAAAATTCTTGATCTTTGCCTCGAATCCGATCAGAATCGATAGGTCGCTCACTCCTATTTTCCTTATTTCATCGCAATAGCCTGTGAAATAGGTGGATTTTCGTCTGACGTGGTCGGTAATCGCGATGATTCTGAGATTCTTAATCCTCGCTCCTTGCACAATTTCGACTATGGAATTGATACCATCAGACCATGTCGAATGAATATGGAGATCGGTATAAGTATCAGAAATGTTAAACGCGTTGAACCTGATATGGTGTCCCACTATTTCCATAAGTCGCTTTTTCGGCTGATATATTAAACTCGCACACTGCTTGGGATGTTGACCAGTCTGTCTTCGAGCCATTGGGCGGTTTCAAGGAATGTACTCTGACAATGGCGGTACATGGGGAGGTGGGGTATAAGTGTCCAAACAGGACGTGCTTGAATGCCTTGTTCCGTGGCATAGGAAAGAAACTGCTCTTGTTCCTGTCTATCCTTTAAAACAATCGCATTCAGCCAGTAGTTGGACCGGGTGCCGGCAGGTTCTACAATAAATGGGATCCCGATTTCCTGAAAAAACCGGCTATACTTTTGGGCCGTGGTGCGTTTGTTTTCTAAGACCCCGTTAAAGCATTCCATTTGAGCACAGCCCACGGCGGCATTGATATTCGGCATGCGATAATTGTAGCCGACCTCATCATGAACAAACTCCCAGGGATGTGGCTGTTTGGCTGTTGTGGTCAAGTGCTCTGCTTTTACGGCAAGGGTTTCATCGTTGGTGATGATCATGCCGCCGCCGCCGGTTGTCACCGGCTTGTTACCATTAAAACTTAAAATGCCAATATCCCCGAATGTGCCGGCATGTTGTCCCTTGTAAAAACTACCCATCGCTTCGGCGGCGTCCTCAACGACTGGAATCTGGTATTTTCGACAGGTTTCAATAATCTGATCGATCTGAACCGTGTGGCCAAAGGTATGCATGGGTACGCATGCTGCGATCTTTCTACCGGTTACTT
Above is a genomic segment from Desulfobacterales bacterium containing:
- a CDS encoding LegC family aminotransferase, encoding MFEKIIAFIKSLYPNDNPIPLHEPRFAGNEKKYLIDCIDSRYVSYVGPYVSRFEDEIRQYTGAKYAVAVSSGTAALHVALLIAGVAPGDEVITQPLTFVATANAISYCSALPVFVDVERSTIGLDPEKMEDFLKENGIVKPDGRCYNKVTGRKIAACVPMHTFGHTVQIDQIIETCRKYQIPVVEDAAEAMGSFYKGQHAGTFGDIGILSFNGNKPVTTGGGGMIITNDETLAVKAEHLTTTAKQPHPWEFVHDEVGYNYRMPNINAAVGCAQMECFNGVLENKRTTAQKYSRFFQEIGIPFIVEPAGTRSNYWLNAIVLKDRQEQEQFLSYATEQGIQARPVWTLIPHLPMYRHCQSTFLETAQWLEDRLVNIPSSVRV
- a CDS encoding PHP domain-containing protein; the encoded protein is MEIVGHHIRFNAFNISDTYTDLHIHSTWSDGINSIVEIVQGARIKNLRIIAITDHVRRKSTYFTGYCDEIRKIGVSDLSILIGFEAKIKNFQGNLDVSSKVRKMSDLQIGSVHRFPLGRKLISPKDLSKRICQEVELELSVAAIKKQQMDILGHPGGMSLKEFGEFPMEFFREIIVECSRNDIIFELNSAYHAAIYWDLQPMLQEHNPYVSFGSDAHTLEEIGKWSTILRQGSGAC